TGTAAAGTTCAATTATTGCGTATCGTTGCTTTGAGCGTCACCATTTCTGATATCAACAGTTCGTGTTGTTTCAGGGTGTTTGTCTAGAAATTAAGTATTTATCATCTAACAGCTGGACATTTGTTGCGAATGAcaccaatgaaagtgtaaaacaggtatggtcgatcgttcgcccggaggacataaaaatttgatttacgcactcaaacgcactcattttcatattattttgacaaaatttatgaatgcgTTTAAGGTGAATTTGCTGATCGGCCATACCTGTTctgtactttcattgaatGACACATGGTTATACCTCTTTGCGTTACCTAATGTCAAGTCAAATGTCTAATTTAACAAATGTGGGAACCACCATGAAAATAGTTTACTTTGTATAAAATATTCCGAATTCGACAAAAAACCTGATGGAACTTgagattgaaaaattctagagaaataACCTCGAATCCAAAAATCTTGGAATCATCATGGAAATAAGTTAGCTATGTCGAAAATAGCccaaattcataaaaaagtgctgtatttttcgaaaagtctatcatttttcgaaaagtctATCATTTTCGAAAAGCGCTTTATTTCCTAAACGCTCTAcgtttgttaaacaaattacATTTGTTAAAAGCGGAAGATTGCCAAAAGCGCTTTATTCCCCAAAAGCACTACATTTCCTGTTTTAAGAGcttccgagcgtacgctgaaattgtagcctacatttgtgcgtttcgaaatttttgatcgctgatatctttttacgagaacccttcttgaaaaatgtacgaccacattttcgagtaaaaatatgtcagctttgaataaaaattaaaattgtctgtgaaagtttcatgtgctttgaacaaagtgtacctttgatgcaaatttggggcatcggtacagttttctcaaagcacatgaaactttcacagacaattttaatttttattcaaagctgacatatttttactcgaaaatgtggtcgtacatttttcaagaagggttctcgtaaaaagatatcagcgatcaaaaatttcgaaacgcacaaatgtaggctacaatttcagcgtaagctcggaacctcttaaccATTAAGAGTTTTTTCCTTGGCTTTTTCTTAACGTACCTCCTTagagaatatttttatattttttagacACTtactttgttgtttttattaacattttatttatcacaTTAAAGTAATATTTAACAATCCACTTATAAATTCAAGATTTATGTATGTTCCTGGTCAGGCATTAAAGAAGCCTGCCAGGAACTGAACTTTACTTGTGCACTCTTCAAGTGCGGTTTTGACTCTGATCTTATTCATTGAACGGATACAGTATTTATACTAAATCTAAACAAAATACAattgattttacatacaacaaTTCGCTTATACAAATTAGTTCGTGGGAACATTCCCCAAAAGCTCTACATTCCACAAAAGCTCTACATTCCACAAAAGCTCTACATTCCACAAAAGCGTTACATTTGTCAAAAGCGCTGTTACAAAAATAGCCTAAAActctaaaattgaaacatttttccaactgCCCGACATTTTTCAAGAAAGCCATATCGTCATACTTCTTTGAGTGATCTAATATCAAGCCAAACAGCCTTCATAACACATagttattttacatgtaaatatatGGGGTTTGTATGGGAACTTCCGAGAGCCCTGCCTCCTAAACGAGATCATATTATAGATCCAACTTTCTTTGGTCAAAACTCTTAGAATCATGTTCAGCAAAATCGTAGGAGCCGTTTTCCAGATAGATATTTTCCACAATCAagcaaaggttggtaaaattcatcatttcagAATGGGTCAAATCTGACCATTCTCATACAGCtatcaaaaattagttaatatcacatttttgttttatgtaggaTCTGATATTTCTAGTCCCACAGACTCTGAcagctgttatattgaatgaaatatttgaattttttcccagtcgaaatttttgtcggACACATGTAACGACCAGTTTACTGGgatacaaaccaaaaaaaccattcaatatcaagactgtcaaatctgtggatctagaaattatgtagaatctgttgaaaacgaaaatgtgatataaagtaaaattttttaagtgtacaaaaatatctcggccaaatcttaacaAAATGCAACGTGCAATCGCTCGATGAACTCGTATTGATTCgattaacattttttaagaGTCATtggagcaaagggggaaaaaTCAAAACGTTGCTGTATGTTCCTTAgttcctaaaaaaaattgaacttgcgtcacggcgCCTTACTGACGTGGCGCCATGATATCGCATCACAAAAAGAAATCGAATGATAGATAcgaattaaaacatttttatttatagaatTGTGTTATATGTTCACAAAACTTATACTAGCAGTGACATCATGAAAATGTAAACTATTATTAGAGGAtttcgtacaaaaaaaaaaacaaaacaaaacttgGTTATGCCTGTCACTAAAAGACAACGGACTATACCATAGCACTGTATACTACTACTATACACAAACTCGTCATCATGATTATTCTATATAAAATGTgtgtggtggtggtggtggtggtgccATCATATAATTTAGTGTTACATTTTTATGGAGGAGACAcgacgaataaataaaacgaaaacaagCATAAgacacaaaaatcaatttctctACACCAACAACACAGCCAATACGATTAGGCTAACGACAActacttttgaaattttcacacCAATCGATGCACTGTCCAATATTTCATTACAGCCGTCCGTAAAACATGTTTTACATTGCACCGTTTTCACATATGCAGTGTCACTGTAAGCGGATAAGCATTTATCCGTTGGcgcatttttcgtttcaagcGTACATCCTCGAATGTACACTTCCTCGAAATTGTTAACTGCAAAGAAGTTGGAGATGATTTTTCTTCGGATTTTTAAACAGATTGTCGTGAGTGAATCGAGTCTGAGTTAAAGGAATCTCAATCGCTTAATTCATCAGGCTAGAGATACTGCAAGTCTTTGCTAGATGTAGTGCCTCTTCTTCCATATGGGCAATTACCCTTGGCACCTAACAGAATCTGGCGCTAGagtctacaaaaaaaagtttttggagtCTTCTAGAAAGTTTACATTTAGAGTTCGTTTAATAATTTCCCTTGGCGCCAAAAAGCTGAACCCTGCTTTTGGCAGCCCCCCTGggtgaattgattttttattaaaacatgAGAAAATGGACTGTTTCAAGGAGAGcgcagggcttactttagagaattaaaattctgaaaattccgaaaattctgaaaaagttccgaaaaattctgaaaaaattcctaacaatttggaaatattttttaagaattttttcagaatttttcggaactttttcagaattttcagaattttaattctctaaagtaagccctgggAGAGCGATTTGTTACAATTTGGAAATTTCACTAAGGGCTCTATTTTTGGCAATAACACCGACACCTAAAAAATGTTAGAGTGTCAAAATTGTTCAGCTGTCAGCAACTCTAATTTGAGCTATTGGCAGACTGAGAATTAAAACTGAACCGGTGAGCCAGAAAAGATTAAAATGGATTGCAGTTTGAGGTTTAAGAACTGTCTTTGAGGAATATGTATAGCATGGCAGAAGACCGACGCCTCATCTAAACTTCTGAATTTTACGTTTGAGATTACATTAACACACCGGACCACTTTAAGACTcagttcaatttcaattaaaaattgtctCTCACTCACTGATTTGTTTGTAAACTTCACACCGATGCACCACTTCATCGCCTTTCGCCTTCAATTGAGCAGAATTGTGATTATTTTTACATTCCACATAGCTGTCCTTTATCTGGTTTTCGGTCAAATTACTCTTATCCAaattttttccacaaaatttcgttgCGGTCGCATCTGATGCACATTTCCAGCATTTTAATGCAGTtgctaataataaaatttcaagatttacaaaaacaaatgatCTAAAATTATAACATTCTGTTGACACACGATTTAATGTGTGATCAAACAGACGAGACTCACTGTCTTGCATTAAATACACAGCGAATACGATTAACATCGCCCACACTTTTCcgtaaatcatttttattgaaattctgATTAGGTTTTCTTTTACTCAGATTTTTTCGCAACTGTATTTCGTAGCTGAAACGTCTTGTCTCTTCTGCGGCCGGTCGCacaataagaagaagaagagaacgAAATTcgtaataaacaaataaactaAGTTTTGATGGTAAAATAGTTATGTTTGCGCTCTTTGGAAGATATATCTCTATCTATAATATGTGGCCTATGGTAGTCTTGTAGTCTGTCTGTAATTTTTGTACGATTGCAATATATTGTTAGCTAGATACTTACAGTATAGCCTAAAGCGTTTGGATTTAGACATATGTGCTTTTAGCGGGAGGGACATATTATTCAGACGGTAATTTCAAGGCTTcgtattgtaaaattttctgggtcaattttttgttgctaaaacttttgcgtacggcgcacaatgcgtcaccctcatcGATGTTATTTTCTAAGTAAGATAAAAGACTTGCGTCATATTTaccttttaagaatttttttgactgatatcaccactttcGTAATTAtatcatttcgacaacatcaaaaaaccttatgtaaattaagaaattctggagaaatcagtctgaatcccaaaatctagaaaccaatcttgaATTTTcgcacttatatcgaaaaaaaaaccaaaataatcaaaaaaaaagacggAAGTGTGCATGTGCCAGaagaatcatctgtcatccaaccttggaacacttcactcatgtcaaaaataacccaaatccatcgaaaaatccgatggaagttaggatgtgccagaggaatcatctctcatcccaaaatttaggaaccaacctcggaacacctcacttatatcgaaaataatccaaatccatcgaaaaaatCAGATTGAAGTttggtagtgccagaggaatcatctgtcatcccaaaatttaagaaccaaccttggaataCCTCCATTatgtcgaatataacccaaatccatcaaaaaatccgatggaagttaggatgtgccagaggaatcatctctcatcccaaaatttaggaaccaacctcggaacaccttacttatatcgaaaataatccaaatccatcgaaaaaatCAGATTGAAGTttggtagtgccagaggaatcatctgtcatcccaaaatttaagaaccaaccttggaataCCTTCATTatgtcgaatataacccaaatccatcaaaaaatccgatggaagttaggtagtgccagaggagtcatctgtcatcccaaaatttaggaaccaacctcggaacacctcacttatatcgaaaacaacccagatccatcgaaaaatgcgatggaagttaggaagtgccagaggaatcatctctcatcccaaaatttaggaaccaacctcggaacacctcacttatatcgaaaataatccaaaacCATCGAAAAAATCAGATTGAAGCTAGgtagtgctagaggaatcatctgtcatcccaaaatttattaaccaaccttggaacacctcacttacaTCGAAAACAACCCacatccatcgaaaaatccgatggaagttaggaagtgccagaggaatcatctctcatcccaaaatttaggaaccaacctcggaacacctcacttatatcgaaaataatccaaatccatcaaaaaaatcagactgaagttaggtagtgccagaggaatcatctgtcatcccaaaatttaagaaccaaccttggaacacctcaattatgtcgaaaataacccaaatccatcaaaaaatccgatggaagttaggatgtgccagaggaatcatctctcatcccaaaatttaggaaccaacctcggaacaccttacttatatcgaaaataatccaaatccatcgaaaaaatCAGATTGAAGTttggtagtgccagaggaatcatctgtcatcccaaaatttaagaaccaaccttggaataCCTTCATTatgtcgaatataacccaaattcatcaaaaaatccgatggaagttaggtagtgccagaggagtcatctgtcatcccaaaatttaggaaccaacctcggaacacctcacttatatcgaaaacaacccagatccatcgaaaaatgCGATgaaagttaggtagtgccagaggagtCATCTGccatcccaaaatttgggaaccaacctcggaacacctcacttatatcgaaaacaacccagattcatcgaaaaatgcgatgaaagttaggaagtgtcagaggaatcatctctcatcccaaaatttaggaaccaacctcggaacacctcactcatgtcgaaaataacctaaatccatcaaaaaatccgatggaagttaggaagtgctaaaggaatcatctgtcatcccaaaatttagaaaccaacctcggaacacctcaattatgttgaaaataacccaaaaatccatcgaaaaaaacagacggaagtgctagaggaatcatctgtcatcccaaagtTTAGGAACCAACCCAAGAACACCTGTCAAAAATAGACTAAATCTCAATCCATCAAAAACTTAGGAGATGCACAGTCAAGAGGGATCAACAGGTGCGACCAAGTTTTTCTAAAAACTCCTTAATACTTAACCTCCTTTCGTTTTGTCTATTTTCCTAATATAACATGGACAAattaaaagaaagtttttattatttaacgtttttccgAAGCCGAACCAACCAAAGTTTAGAGCACCGACTCTGACAGTCTTTGAATCAATCCCAACGTATGGTCAGGGGCCGAACGTTACAGTATAAGGTGTGGGGGTTTAAATTCGCTTGGTAAATAACCGCGGAAATTCCAGACAGAGTCTGACAAATAATAGAGATTGCAAGAAAAGACACGTCTTCTTCTGAGTAaacgtttttagccccgtacgaagtactgggggcttataagattaatatgccgtttgtaacacgtcgaattggaagcagacagtaagggcaaagctttcggttatgttcatagatgacgaatccgcaataaaaaaaatgtccgtccgtccgtccgtccgtccgtccgtccgtccgtccgtgacccctctagcttgagcaaatcacaaccttttttcaaaattctttttttccccgattggtatcgacaaaagtaaggtcaagttcgaaaatgggcatggtagggtcggcccttccagagctagggccctataggtgtttttcagtctttcgacgatatctaccgaaatacgcacgtaatagctgcttgtgatatatcaaatgaaaggtattgacgagtagaacaaagttgctgaacattgtttttgtgtaggatgcaacgcgagcttgttgggagggctcaaaggtcgttactcggccctaagtgttttttccacataaatcgagtaaatctcatccgattttgccagatttagttttttatggaaggtaattgaataccgaaaagaacgtggcgaaaaaagtttcaaatttgggcccttggactaaggccgctactcggccctaagtgttttttgcacataaatcgagtaaatctcatccgattttgctagattttgttttatttgagagataattgaataccgaatagaatgatggcaaaaaatgtttcaaatttgggcccttggactaaggccgctactcggccctaagtgttttttgcacataaatcgagtaaatatcatccgattttgctagattttgttttatttgagagataattgaataccgaatagaatgatggcaaaaaaagtttcaaatttgggcccttggactaaggccgctactcggccctaagtgttttttgcacataaatcgagtaaatctcatccgattttgctagatttagttttttatggaacgtaattgaataccgaaaagaacgtggcgaaaaaagtttaaaatttgggcccttggactaaggccgctactcggccctaagtgttttttgcacataaatcgagtaaatctcatccgattttgctagatttagttttttatgtaaggtaattgaataccgaaaagaacgtggcgaaaaatttttcaaatttgggcccttggactaaggccgctactcggccctaagtcttttttgcacataaatcgagtaaatctcatccgattttgctagtttttgtttcatttgagagataattgaatgccgaatagaatgatggcaaaaaaagtttcaaatttgcgcccttggaataaggccgctactcggccctaagtgcttttttgcacataaatcgagtaaatctcaaccgattttgctagtttttgttttatttgagaggtaattgaatacccaatggaaagttggcaaaaaaatttgggtttataaaataatgtcgtaaattgttggttttatttgagaggtacttcgtacgggctttcgtaattgcgctatgcgcaattttaaaaatgaacactttcagtaaatttgaccatgcccaacttgacttgcattttggtaacagacgcattagagggttgtagacgtattagggttccgggcgtattacggctacggacgtattatggttacggacgaaataggattacggatcgtacggggctaagtcgcagcaaacgctccgactgttctgatgccttgtttttatatcaaatgaagcaaaagaaaaaacatcaaaaattctCATCTTTAGATACCATCCGACACTCAAGGTCTGTCTTCCTCATTGCTACACCAGCATTGGCCATACCCATTGTATAGATCGCAACCTCCAAATTCATATCCAATTCCAACGCAATAATCGGCACAAGTTCGTCCAGATCCATCATACAGTCTATCATTGCCGGTACCACATTTCTGACCAACAAAAACGATCTGTGCAGAAGCAGCCATTATGATCGCACACAGGAATAGTAgatttaagaggcaccggcacttagctaaaattgtagcctacatttgcgtgtttcgtatgtcatttttgtt
This DNA window, taken from Bradysia coprophila strain Holo2 unplaced genomic scaffold, BU_Bcop_v1 contig_151, whole genome shotgun sequence, encodes the following:
- the LOC119074449 gene encoding uncharacterized protein LOC119074449; its protein translation is MIYGKVWAMLIVFAVYLMQDTTALKCWKCASDATATKFCGKNLDKSNLTENQIKDSYVECKNNHNSAQLKAKGDEVVHRCEVYKQIINNFEEVYIRGCTLETKNAPTDKCLSAYSDTAYVKTVQCKTCFTDGCNEILDSASIGVKISKVVVVSLIVLAVLLV